TGGCGAAGCAATCGCAGAGGCTCTGATCATCAAAGGGATGCGCTCGAAGGAACAACGGGCGGCGCGTACGACGGAGCTGTTGGACCAGGTCGGACTGGCGACCCAGGTCAGGGACCGGTTCACCCGAGAGCTGTCCGGTGGTCAGCGTCAACGTGTGGCAATCGCGAGGTCACTTGCCGTGGAGCCGCGGGTGCTGATCTGCGACGAGCCCGTTAGCGCGCTCGACCTTTCGATCAGGGCGCAAGTGATGAATTTGTTCATGGGACTGCGCAGGGACCTTGGCGTCGCCTGTCTGTTCATCGCTCACGACCTCGGCCTCGTTCGACAGGCTTCGTCGCGTGTTTACGTCATGTACCTTGGTCGGATCGTCGAGATGGGAACGTCTGAGGACGTCTACAACCATCCGAGCCACCCCTACACCCAGTTGCTGCTGGCATCGGTTCCAGCAGCCGATCCCATTGAGGAGAGAAATCGGAAGGTCCCGCTGCTCGTGGGAGAAATACCGAGCCCGACCAATCCTCCGTCGGGATGCGCGTTTCGGACGCGTTGTCCACTAGCTGTCGCCGACTGTGCGACAGCACTCCCGCCTCAGATCGAGGTCAGTGCCGGTCACCGGGCGGCGTGCGTGCTCGCGGAAAAGGTCTTCCGTGGAGAACGCAGTGCTCTCGACGTCCCGCCTGAATCCGGAAGAATGCCCGGGCAAGTGCGTCTGATGACTGCCGCCGCCCTCTGAAATTAATCATTCAAGATCGAGTCGCACCTGCATGAGTCTGTCATCGGACATCGCCCTGCTGTCGCTTGCGGAACTGTCCCGCAGACTTCGCGCGAAGGAAATATCTCCCCTTGAACTCACGAAGACGTACCTCGACAGAATCGCTGGGCTGGATCAGAGACTTCACAGCTTCAACTCGCTGCGAGCTGAAAGCGCGTTGCAGGAGGCATCTGCGGCGGAGCAGGCGCTCGTGCGCGGGGAGTGGCTAGGCCCTCTGCACGGCGTGCCCATTGGCATCAAGGACCTGATCGATGTCGCGGGACTGCCGACCACGGCGCAGGCTGTTCATCGGCGCGACGCGATCGCCAGCGAGGATGCAGGCGTCGTCGCATCCT
This region of Mesorhizobium sp. C432A genomic DNA includes:
- a CDS encoding oligopeptide/dipeptide ABC transporter ATP-binding protein gives rise to the protein MAVLEVENLVTSYPSAMRGKTIKAVNDVSITLNAGEIVGLVGESGCGKSTLGRSIVGLEKPQSGRVIFDGVDLGSLSGGRLREVRRAVQYVFQDPYASLNDRQTVGEAIAEALIIKGMRSKEQRAARTTELLDQVGLATQVRDRFTRELSGGQRQRVAIARSLAVEPRVLICDEPVSALDLSIRAQVMNLFMGLRRDLGVACLFIAHDLGLVRQASSRVYVMYLGRIVEMGTSEDVYNHPSHPYTQLLLASVPAADPIEERNRKVPLLVGEIPSPTNPPSGCAFRTRCPLAVADCATALPPQIEVSAGHRAACVLAEKVFRGERSALDVPPESGRMPGQVRLMTAAAL